A stretch of Moorena sp. SIOASIH DNA encodes these proteins:
- a CDS encoding thermonuclease family protein: protein MKGTVIKNLKLIKVVDGDTIKILLDNEQESIRFVCLDTEESQRAGSKPITNAGILASKWAKEYFGANEQGIPNQDVWVDLEFDTNDPVEVCLDKHRGNYGRLLCYIYKAGEQENFNLRIVREGWSPYFVKYGSSRLYHREFMEAEAEAQAKSIGIWDPATNAGGKSRDYTTLIPWWHLRNQVVEDYRYAGTQARVLSVRLNYNGIVEAAKAGNQITVLCDLQGGINKWPGNGALIYAGSKFHRFNLWIPDRDSEAAQTILRLIETRYAKSGRGYVYVSGTASLYPPNQDGKPQIVITDAKQLADFPPGQ, encoded by the coding sequence ATGAAAGGTACAGTCATCAAAAATCTCAAACTGATCAAAGTTGTTGACGGTGACACCATCAAGATACTCTTGGATAATGAGCAAGAATCAATTCGGTTTGTTTGTCTTGACACAGAGGAAAGTCAGCGCGCTGGCAGTAAACCGATAACCAACGCTGGCATCCTGGCCTCAAAATGGGCGAAGGAGTATTTCGGGGCAAACGAGCAAGGGATACCCAATCAGGATGTATGGGTGGATCTTGAATTCGACACCAACGATCCGGTGGAGGTTTGCCTGGATAAACATCGGGGCAATTATGGGCGATTGCTCTGCTATATCTACAAAGCCGGAGAGCAGGAGAATTTTAATCTGCGTATTGTGCGGGAAGGCTGGAGCCCTTATTTTGTAAAATATGGCTCGTCGCGCCTCTATCACCGCGAGTTTATGGAGGCGGAGGCGGAGGCTCAAGCAAAAAGCATAGGGATTTGGGATCCAGCCACCAATGCTGGTGGCAAGAGCAGAGACTATACCACGCTGATTCCTTGGTGGCATTTACGAAACCAGGTGGTAGAAGACTACCGTTACGCAGGCACTCAAGCCAGGGTGCTATCGGTGCGTCTAAACTACAATGGTATCGTAGAAGCGGCTAAAGCTGGCAACCAAATCACAGTATTGTGTGACCTGCAAGGAGGGATTAATAAATGGCCTGGTAATGGTGCTCTGATCTACGCTGGGTCAAAATTTCACCGGTTTAATCTCTGGATTCCCGATCGGGATTCCGAAGCAGCTCAAACCATCTTGCGACTAATTGAAACCCGCTATGCTAAATCGGGTCGAGGCTATGTGTATGTTTCTGGAACCGCTAGTCTTTATCCTCCCAATCAGGATGGCAAGCCTCAAATCGTAATCACAGATGCCAAGCAACTAGCTGATTTCCCACCTGGACAGTAA
- the proX gene encoding glycine betaine/L-proline ABC transporter substrate-binding protein ProX, translating to MIKTLGEDLMKRQVRQLTLGMTLIACLMGSVACESTSSVKTTKVRSAHSNWVEEQFQTQIVNIGLEKLGYEIEEPKEITYPIIYVSVANGELDYSTINYEKSHLEFFKNAGGTKKIERVGVITPDVIQGYQIDKKTAEKYNITNLQQFKDPKIAKLFDTDGNGKANLIGCDPGWFCEVIVDHHLKAYGLEDTVEHTRGQYIVLLADVMTRYKQGESVIYYAQNPHWISTILKPEQDIIWLEVPFTSLPESQKNLTEKDTSVDGKNLGFTVDRQRIVANKKFLAANPVAKRWFELVQIPVEDINVESLKIKEGESSPEDIRRHAKEWVEKNQELFDNWIEEAKKAGGDSI from the coding sequence ATGATAAAAACCCTGGGAGAGGATTTAATGAAACGACAAGTAAGACAACTTACGTTAGGAATGACTCTGATCGCTTGCTTAATGGGTTCAGTTGCCTGTGAATCAACGTCGTCTGTAAAAACAACTAAAGTTCGTTCTGCCCATAGTAACTGGGTCGAGGAACAGTTTCAAACCCAAATCGTCAATATTGGTCTCGAAAAACTTGGTTATGAAATCGAAGAACCGAAAGAAATAACCTATCCGATCATTTATGTGTCTGTGGCTAATGGCGAGCTAGATTATAGTACTATAAACTATGAAAAATCACATCTAGAATTCTTTAAAAATGCTGGGGGTACCAAAAAAATAGAGCGAGTTGGAGTTATTACTCCTGATGTGATCCAAGGCTATCAAATCGATAAAAAAACGGCGGAGAAATATAACATTACTAACCTGCAACAATTTAAAGACCCAAAGATTGCGAAACTATTTGATACAGACGGCAATGGTAAAGCTAATTTAATCGGTTGTGATCCTGGTTGGTTTTGCGAAGTGATAGTCGATCATCACCTCAAAGCTTACGGATTAGAAGATACCGTTGAACACACTAGAGGACAATACATTGTGCTACTCGCCGATGTTATGACTCGCTACAAACAAGGGGAAAGCGTTATTTACTATGCTCAGAATCCTCACTGGATATCTACAATATTAAAACCCGAACAAGATATAATTTGGTTAGAAGTTCCCTTTACCTCTCTTCCTGAATCCCAGAAAAATCTAACTGAAAAAGACACCTCTGTAGACGGAAAAAATCTTGGATTTACTGTCGATCGTCAGCGCATTGTTGCTAACAAGAAATTTTTGGCAGCTAACCCAGTTGCCAAACGTTGGTTTGAACTGGTTCAAATTCCGGTTGAGGACATTAACGTTGAAAGCCTAAAGATCAAAGAGGGTGAGAGCAGTCCAGAAGATATTCGTCGCCATGCTAAAGAGTGGGTTGAGAAGAATCAAGAGTTGTTTGATAACTGGATAGAAGAGGCAAAAAAGGCAGGAGGTGATTCTATTTAG